The segment CTATCTTTGGTATTAGGTTGGTTTCTAGTGGGCAAGCAGTGTTCCCTGTTTTACCCGGCTTTAGGGATACGATAGTGTACCACCGGTTCAGCATCGCGTATCATCAGGACCGGGCTTTTAATTGCGGATTACAGAGAAAATCTGTGATTACAGCACTAAAAGAGCGAAGGCGCCGGTGACTGTCGGCATCACAATGTTGTCAAAATCCCGGGTCGGCAGGGCTTCGATGAAGGCTGCAAAGGCGGCAATAACTATAGCCAGGGAGACCTGAGGTTCCACGAGGAGATATGTGGGGATGAAGACTGCAAGAAAACACCCCAGACTTCCTTCCAGGGACTTCCCGCCGGTCAGGGGGAGCTTAATGCGGCCGAATGCCTTACCAAAGAGACTTGCCATTCCGTCCCCGAATGCCAGGGCATAAATGGCGATGGAGGCAGCAGGCTCAGGATAGAGCATGAGAGCCAACATCGCACCTAGACCAAGGGTAACCGGGCCGAGTACAAAATGATTCTTATCCCGATCACGGGAGGCGAGTTCTGTAATTCGGCTAATGAGGGGAACCCGGGTGCCCGTGTAGCGTAGGTATTCGGCGGAGGTATACAGGATAATACCCGCTCCAAGCAGCAGCAGGGTAGGAGGAACTCCTATGAGGGTGGCCACCATAGGAACGAAACCAATTAATAAATGGATTGATTTTCTTACAACTTCTATTTGCAGCTCTGCTCGACGGCTTGGGACAGTCAGCCCCGCAGCTGCATGACCATGAATATAATTCGTAGAAATCGTTGACATCTTGTACACCTTGGCTACTGTACAAGCAATTCTTGTGCCAAGATTATACTAATAAGCAGATGGGGCTATCTAGCTGTTTACAAACAAGTTAATATTGCCTCATGCCACAGCCTCTGGTAGGATCATTTTTGATTGTATACAAAAGAGTACAAATCTATTCATTTATTACCACGGAGACAGAAGTGAAGGTTGTATCAGGGGGGATTGCAGTAATAGTACTACTGTTTAGCGCCTGCGGGCAAGGAAAATCGGCTTTGTACGACGGGTCTGCCGAACGGTATCGAGCCGCTACTGCTGCCGAAGCGGCTGCCTACACGGCACCCCGGATGGACCTTGAGCAGCTGGTTGGGCAGA is part of the Spirochaeta lutea genome and harbors:
- a CDS encoding diacylglycerol/polyprenol kinase family protein, which encodes MSTISTNYIHGHAAAGLTVPSRRAELQIEVVRKSIHLLIGFVPMVATLIGVPPTLLLLGAGIILYTSAEYLRYTGTRVPLISRITELASRDRDKNHFVLGPVTLGLGAMLALMLYPEPAASIAIYALAFGDGMASLFGKAFGRIKLPLTGGKSLEGSLGCFLAVFIPTYLLVEPQVSLAIVIAAFAAFIEALPTRDFDNIVMPTVTGAFALLVL